The region CACGCAGGTTTGCACTATAACACTTTTGTTCTCGGCAGCACAAGAAAAAACCTTGCGAAGCCCTGTTATTTATGTTATTTTTCTAAGTCACTCAAGAGGAGGTCTCCATGCGAAAAGGTGCTGTCCTGACAGTATGTATGCTTCTTTTGTCCGTTTCTCTTGCCCGTGCCGAGTTTTATCGCTGGGTTGATAAGGACGGAAAGGAATTCTTTACGAATGAGCGGGAACAGGTGCCGAAGGAATATCAGAGCATTGCAACGGCGGTGAATCCGGATGAAAGCAGGGTCAGCGTGGGAGAGAAGTCTTTTGCCGCCGGGAAACCATCAACCTCCCTGAAAGTTCACAAAGACAAATATGGCAAGGGAGAGGAACACTGGCGCAAACGGGCGCAGAAACTCAGAAAAGAGCTGGACGCCTTGCAGGACAAGTACGACCTTGTTCTGAAACAGGAAAAGGAAAATGAAGATAAGCCGAAGAATTTGGCCGCCAATAAAAGTGGGACCAAAAAGAAGGCCCGAACGAACCTCGACCGAAAGAAATCATCACTCGAGAAGGACCTTGCCCGGAAAAATCATGAGCTTGAGGTTGAACTGCCCGATGAGGCGCGGAAGGCCGATGCCTACCCGGGGTGGATACGGGAATAGTGCGGCGTGCGGATGAACTTGATATGCTCTCGCTCTACATGTGCGCCATAGAATGAAAAAGATCATCATCGCTCGGGACCTCCTGGATGACCTCGAGGAAGGCAATACGATCTTCAAAAGGAGCGACATCACGTTCTTTCCCGCGGGGTCTTCCGAGGACATACTCGATCTTCACGGTGTCGAAAGAGCGGACCTCATCATTACCGAGGCCGCCTTGCCGCTGATGGGCGGAGCCAAGCTCTGCTCCAGGATACGGAGCGATGCGGAGTTGAAGTATGTATCGATCATTATCATCGGTGACGAGACTGAAGACTCCGTGTCTCAATGCAAGGAAGCGGGCGCCAATGTCGTCATCCGGAGGCCGCTGAAACCCGGCATGCTTTTGTGGCAGGCATCCGAGCAACTAGTCATACCGCATCGAAAGGACATGCGGGTCTTGCTGCGCGCTTCCATAAAAGGCATGGAAGGGAACACCCCATTTTTTGCGAAGTCCGAGAACATCAGCCTCTCCGGGATGCTGCTGGAAACAGATCGTATGCTCCAAAAGGGCGACCGGCTGACGTGCTCGTTTAATATCGCCCACAGTGAGATCTCTCTGACATGCATGGTCGAACGGGTAGAAACAACCGCGTCGAAGAGAAACCGATATGGGGTGAGGTTCCTGAACTGTGATACAAAGGCTCTGATCATCATTGAGAACTTTGTCAAGGCGCCGAAAGTCGGAAGTTCAAAAGAGTAGAAGGACGTTTCGTGGTTGATCGCTCTGTCCGGGCAGTATGCTGAAATATCGAAGGAGTATCTGTTGGAAGAACGGTACGATTGTAAAAAAATCGAAGAACGCTGGCAGCGCTCCTGGCAGGAGAACAAAACCTTCACGGTAACGGAAGACGCCTCGAAGCCCAAGTACTATTGCCTTGAGATGTTCCCGTACCCATCCGGCAGGATCCACATGGGGCACGTCAGGAACTACGCCATCGGCGATGTGATCTCGCGCTATGAACGGATGAGGGGATTCAATGTCCTTCACCCCATGGGATGGGACTCCTTCGGCCTCCCCGCGGAGAATGCGGCCATCAAGCACGGCACCCACCCCCAGAAATGGACCATTGAGAACATCGCATTCATGCGGGACAAACAACTCAAACGCCTTGGCCTTTCCTACGACTGGGACCGGGAGATAGCCACGTGCCTCGAGGATTATTACCGCTGGAACCAGTGGTTCTTCATCAGGATGTACGAGCGCGGCCTTGCCTACAGGAAGCTTTCGTATGTGAACTGGTGCCCGTCGTGCAATACGGTGCTCGCGAACGAGCAGGTGGAGGACGGCCTTTGCTGGCGCTGCAGCACGGTGGTGACGCACAAGGAACTGGAGCAGTGGTTCTTTAAGATAACGGCCTATGCCGAAGAGCTTTTGTCCTCGCTTGATAAACTGACCGGCTGGCCCGAGCGCGTGCTTACGATGCAGCGGAACTGGATCGGCAAGTCCACCGGCGTGGAAGTGGATTTCACGGTCGAAGGCACGGGAGAGAAGCTTGCGATATTCACAACCCGTCAGGACACGCTCTTCGGCGTGACCTTCATGAGCATTGCGCCCGAGCATCCCAAGCTGGAGTTGCTCATCAAGGGGAAAAAACAGGCCGACGAGGTACGGGTGTTCTGTCAGCGTGTGATGAGCGAAGATAAGGCCAGCCGCACTGACGAGAAACAGGAAAAAGAGGGGGTCTTTACCGGCGCCTATGCGATCAATCCTTTGAACAACGAAAAAGTGCCGATCTGGGTCGGCAACTTCGTGCTCATGGAATACGGCACGGGCGCGATCATGTCCGTTCCCGCCCATGACCAGCGTGACTTCGAGTTCGCGAAAAAGTACGGTTTGCCGGTCCGCGTCGTGATCCAGGACCTTGAAAAAGATCTTGTCGCGGACACGATGAAGCAGGCCTATACGGATGACGGCATCATGGCGAACTCGGACATCTTCGACGGGTTCACGAACGTCGTTGCAAAAGAGAAGATCGCAGACCATATAGAATCGAACAAACTCGGCAAGCGCACCGTGAACTGGAGGCTCCGTGACTGGGGCATCTCACGACAGCGTTACTGGGGCACGCCGATACCGATCATCTACTGCGGCCGGTGCGGAACGGTCCCCGTTCCTGTTGACCGGCTTCCGGTCAAACTGCCGATGGATGTGGAATTCACCGGCAAGGGGCTCTCGCCTCTCGTGGAGTCGAAATTCTTCCAGGAAACCATGTGCCCGACGTGCGGAGGAGCGGCCCGTCGCGAGACGGACACCATGGACACGTTCGTGGACTCGTCCTGGTATTTTCTGCGCTACTGCTCGCCGAAGGAGGACAGGGCGCCCTTCAGCAAAAAGGCCGCCGGGTACTGGATGAGCGTTGACCAGTATATCGGAGGCATCGAACACGCAGTACTTCACCTGCTCTATGCGCGGTTTTTCACCAAGGTGATCCGAGA is a window of Nitrospirota bacterium DNA encoding:
- a CDS encoding DUF4124 domain-containing protein — encoded protein: MRKGAVLTVCMLLLSVSLARAEFYRWVDKDGKEFFTNEREQVPKEYQSIATAVNPDESRVSVGEKSFAAGKPSTSLKVHKDKYGKGEEHWRKRAQKLRKELDALQDKYDLVLKQEKENEDKPKNLAANKSGTKKKARTNLDRKKSSLEKDLARKNHELEVELPDEARKADAYPGWIRE
- a CDS encoding PilZ domain-containing protein translates to MKKIIIARDLLDDLEEGNTIFKRSDITFFPAGSSEDILDLHGVERADLIITEAALPLMGGAKLCSRIRSDAELKYVSIIIIGDETEDSVSQCKEAGANVVIRRPLKPGMLLWQASEQLVIPHRKDMRVLLRASIKGMEGNTPFFAKSENISLSGMLLETDRMLQKGDRLTCSFNIAHSEISLTCMVERVETTASKRNRYGVRFLNCDTKALIIIENFVKAPKVGSSKE
- the leuS gene encoding leucine--tRNA ligase; this translates as MEERYDCKKIEERWQRSWQENKTFTVTEDASKPKYYCLEMFPYPSGRIHMGHVRNYAIGDVISRYERMRGFNVLHPMGWDSFGLPAENAAIKHGTHPQKWTIENIAFMRDKQLKRLGLSYDWDREIATCLEDYYRWNQWFFIRMYERGLAYRKLSYVNWCPSCNTVLANEQVEDGLCWRCSTVVTHKELEQWFFKITAYAEELLSSLDKLTGWPERVLTMQRNWIGKSTGVEVDFTVEGTGEKLAIFTTRQDTLFGVTFMSIAPEHPKLELLIKGKKQADEVRVFCQRVMSEDKASRTDEKQEKEGVFTGAYAINPLNNEKVPIWVGNFVLMEYGTGAIMSVPAHDQRDFEFAKKYGLPVRVVIQDLEKDLVADTMKQAYTDDGIMANSDIFDGFTNVVAKEKIADHIESNKLGKRTVNWRLRDWGISRQRYWGTPIPIIYCGRCGTVPVPVDRLPVKLPMDVEFTGKGLSPLVESKFFQETMCPTCGGAARRETDTMDTFVDSSWYFLRYCSPKEDRAPFSKKAAGYWMSVDQYIGGIEHAVLHLLYARFFTKVIRDLGLFDGDEPFTNLLTQGMVIKDGAKMSKSKGNVVDPDFILTKYGADTARLFSLFAAPPERDLEWSDQGVEGAYRFLHRVWAIVYKNFTAVREVRPAGVEARGDPLYRKTHLTIKKVTEDIEREFHFNTAIAALMEMVNEMYEYTSGGNFSRNRQAPVLRLAIDTLVLLISPFAPHFAEELWEALGGKESIANAPWPQYDPQAIVATEITVVVQVNGKVRGKLTLPAGTSDKDIEAAALADSKVREFIAGKSPQKVIVVQGKLVNVVV